GTTGGCTAAGGCCATATCCTGCTTTTTCAAGGCCTCCACCGCCCGGGCAATGGCTTCCTCCACCAAGCTGCCCATCCGCAAGATATCCTTTTGCAGCTCTACCAACGAATTCTGAAAGCCTTCACGAGCACTCAACCTCTTCAACCTCCTTCTCCGT
This genomic stretch from Clostridia bacterium harbors:
- a CDS encoding phosphate transport system regulatory protein PhoU — encoded protein: MSAREGFQNSLVELQKDILRMGSLVEEAIARAVEALKKQDMALAN